A genomic region of Fodinisporobacter ferrooxydans contains the following coding sequences:
- the recR gene encoding recombination mediator RecR, giving the protein MLHYPEPITNLIDGFMRLPGIGPKTAQRLAFHVLNMKEEDVLEIAKALVNAKRHLSHCSVCCNITDVNPCRFCQDTMRQRSVICVVQEPKDVAAMERTREFNGMYHVLHGALSPMEGIGPEDIRITELLKRVADEEVQEVILATNPTVEGEATAMYLSRLLRPFQLKVTRIAHGLPVGADLEYADEVTLSKALEGRREL; this is encoded by the coding sequence ATGCTACATTATCCTGAACCGATAACAAATCTTATTGATGGATTTATGCGACTTCCCGGTATCGGTCCAAAAACTGCTCAACGATTGGCGTTTCACGTTTTAAATATGAAAGAAGAGGATGTTCTGGAAATTGCCAAGGCACTTGTCAATGCCAAGCGCCATTTATCCCATTGTTCCGTGTGTTGCAATATCACCGATGTGAATCCTTGCCGATTTTGCCAGGATACGATGCGACAACGGTCGGTGATTTGCGTTGTTCAGGAACCTAAAGATGTAGCTGCAATGGAAAGGACGCGGGAGTTTAACGGAATGTATCATGTGTTGCATGGAGCATTATCGCCGATGGAAGGGATAGGACCGGAGGATATTCGAATTACGGAACTTTTAAAAAGAGTTGCGGATGAAGAAGTGCAAGAAGTGATTCTTGCGACGAATCCGACTGTTGAAGGGGAAGCTACCGCGATGTATCTATCTCGCCTGTTGCGTCCTTTCCAATTAAAAGTAACGCGTATTGCGCATGGATTGCCGGTCGGCGCAGATTTGGAATATGCGGATGAAGTGACTTTGTCTAAAGCATTGGAAGGTCGCAGGGAATTGTAA
- a CDS encoding aminotransferase class I/II-fold pyridoxal phosphate-dependent enzyme codes for MLNENQNRIPLLEAIIRHVQKRPVPFHVPGHKMGRGVVSEFGNWLDAALKLDITELPGLDDLHAPSDSILTAQELAAAAFGAEQTFFLVNGSTSGNYAMILSTCKPGDRLIVARNFHKSVIQACTLGNIHPVYMDLPIDKDIQSAGPVPVESVEMAIQKYPDAKAVLITSPTYQGIYSPIREIAEIVHRAGMILLVDEAHGAHLHFHPQLHKYAALVQGADLVVQSTHKMLGSLTQTAMLHVNGKGVDLQRLAKYVSFSQTSSPSYLLLASLDAARYVMAMEGERLLSRGMAQLQDFHAAAKRWKWIQLVPRKEDRDPFKLIFRLKRGTPAFAEEWLRTNHGIFFEMATPDHLLAVASYADTKGMMEKLLRALDALDQWLDRFDVATADMSHSSDDAFLLPFQPSVKEPVLGLREVEDSNWEWVNIERSCGRIAYHFVAPYPPGIPIICPGERIESHMIKKILSCIQQRGNVQGLGGSNKTQIAVCIEEK; via the coding sequence ATGCTGAACGAGAATCAAAACCGTATCCCCCTATTGGAAGCGATCATTCGCCATGTTCAAAAGCGCCCGGTTCCGTTTCATGTCCCAGGACACAAAATGGGACGGGGGGTTGTCAGTGAATTTGGAAATTGGTTGGATGCAGCATTAAAACTAGATATAACGGAATTACCCGGTCTGGATGATTTGCATGCTCCTAGTGATTCCATTTTAACGGCCCAAGAGTTGGCGGCAGCAGCATTTGGCGCCGAACAAACATTCTTTTTGGTGAACGGAAGCACTTCTGGAAACTATGCGATGATTTTAAGCACTTGCAAGCCGGGAGATCGCTTAATCGTTGCACGTAATTTCCATAAATCAGTGATACAAGCATGTACATTGGGAAACATTCACCCCGTGTATATGGATTTGCCGATAGATAAAGATATACAGTCTGCAGGTCCAGTGCCTGTAGAATCTGTGGAAATGGCCATACAAAAATATCCTGATGCAAAGGCCGTGCTCATCACAAGCCCGACCTATCAGGGAATTTATTCACCCATTCGGGAAATAGCAGAAATCGTTCATCGTGCAGGCATGATTTTACTAGTAGATGAGGCACATGGTGCACATTTACATTTTCACCCGCAATTGCACAAATATGCTGCTTTGGTGCAAGGAGCTGATCTTGTTGTTCAAAGTACGCATAAAATGCTGGGATCCTTGACACAAACAGCGATGTTGCATGTAAATGGAAAAGGAGTAGATCTTCAGCGTTTGGCGAAGTATGTGTCCTTTAGTCAAACGAGCAGCCCTTCTTATCTGCTGCTGGCTTCTCTGGATGCTGCTCGCTATGTTATGGCGATGGAAGGCGAGCGATTGTTGAGCAGGGGGATGGCTCAACTACAGGATTTTCATGCAGCCGCAAAACGTTGGAAATGGATTCAGCTCGTTCCGCGAAAGGAAGACAGGGATCCATTCAAGCTCATTTTCCGATTGAAACGAGGTACTCCTGCATTTGCGGAGGAATGGCTGCGTACGAATCATGGGATATTTTTCGAAATGGCTACACCTGATCATTTACTTGCAGTTGCAAGCTATGCAGATACGAAAGGGATGATGGAAAAGCTGCTTCGAGCACTCGATGCACTGGATCAATGGTTAGACAGATTTGACGTTGCCACAGCGGATATGTCCCATTCATCCGATGATGCTTTTCTATTGCCCTTTCAACCATCGGTCAAGGAGCCGGTATTAGGGCTGCGAGAAGTCGAGGATTCAAACTGGGAATGGGTAAATATTGAGCGTTCTTGCGGTCGTATTGCCTATCACTTTGTAGCGCCTTATCCACCGGGTATTCCGATCATATGCCCAGGGGAACGCATTGAGTCTCACATGATCAAAAAAATTCTTTCGTGTATTCAACAGCGTGGGAATGTTCAGGGGCTTGGCGGGAGTAATAAAACGCAAATTGCGGTTTGTATAGAGGAGAAGTAA
- a CDS encoding NAD-dependent malic enzyme, with protein sequence MILRLELENSITTFGQVASAIGETGGDIIAVDVIHVGKSHVTRDVTVNVFDRAHGQKVVKALDSKPGIKVVNVSDRTFLVHIGGKIEVNSKVPVKNRDDLSRVYTPGVARVCQAIHEDPSKAYQLTIKRNTVAVVSDGTAVLGLGDIGPEAAMPVMEGKAMLFKQLAQVDAFPICLNSKDPDEIVAIVKAIAPAFGGINLEDISSPRCFEIEERLKKELDIPVFHDDQHGTAVVLLAGLLNAVKLVGKRLEDLKVVVCGIGAAGIACTRMILSAGVKQVIGVDRAGIINRNEEYTNSMWTHYAQFTNPDNLTGSLAEAIQGADVFIGLSGPGVLKIEHVKSMAKDPIVFAMANPNPEIDPEDAEPYVRVLATGRSDYPNQINNVLCFPGIFRGALDSRATCINEEMKLAAAQAIASVVSDEELHEQYIIPSVFNKKVVKAVRDAVVKAANRTGVARKEIRNIF encoded by the coding sequence CTGATTTTACGGCTTGAACTAGAGAATTCCATTACAACATTTGGACAAGTTGCTTCGGCAATTGGCGAAACTGGTGGCGATATTATTGCGGTGGACGTTATTCATGTGGGTAAATCTCATGTTACTCGAGATGTAACCGTTAACGTCTTTGATCGTGCACATGGGCAAAAAGTCGTAAAAGCTCTTGATTCCAAGCCCGGTATTAAAGTTGTCAACGTATCTGACCGTACCTTCCTAGTTCATATCGGAGGAAAAATCGAAGTTAACTCTAAAGTTCCTGTAAAAAATCGAGATGATCTATCAAGAGTCTATACACCAGGAGTTGCACGTGTATGCCAAGCGATTCATGAAGATCCAAGCAAAGCATACCAACTCACAATTAAACGAAATACAGTAGCTGTTGTATCGGATGGAACTGCTGTGTTAGGTTTGGGTGATATCGGTCCGGAAGCAGCAATGCCCGTTATGGAAGGTAAGGCCATGTTGTTTAAACAATTGGCCCAAGTTGACGCATTCCCGATTTGTCTTAATTCAAAAGATCCAGATGAGATCGTAGCGATTGTAAAAGCAATAGCTCCTGCCTTTGGCGGAATTAATCTGGAAGATATTTCTTCGCCTAGATGTTTTGAAATTGAAGAGCGTTTAAAGAAAGAATTGGATATTCCTGTTTTCCATGACGATCAACACGGAACAGCCGTTGTTTTATTAGCAGGATTGTTAAACGCAGTAAAACTTGTTGGAAAGAGATTAGAAGACTTAAAAGTAGTTGTCTGCGGAATCGGAGCCGCTGGCATTGCATGTACTCGAATGATCTTATCAGCAGGCGTTAAACAGGTGATTGGAGTTGACCGTGCCGGTATTATCAATCGAAATGAAGAATACACGAACAGTATGTGGACACATTACGCACAATTTACAAACCCTGACAATTTGACCGGAAGCCTTGCAGAAGCGATTCAAGGAGCGGATGTATTTATTGGATTATCTGGTCCTGGTGTACTTAAAATTGAACACGTAAAATCAATGGCCAAAGATCCAATTGTATTTGCGATGGCAAACCCTAATCCGGAAATCGATCCTGAAGACGCTGAGCCATATGTTCGTGTATTAGCGACTGGCCGGTCGGATTATCCGAATCAAATTAATAACGTTTTATGCTTCCCGGGAATTTTCCGTGGTGCATTAGATTCCAGAGCCACATGTATTAATGAGGAAATGAAGTTAGCAGCTGCGCAAGCAATTGCATCTGTTGTTTCTGATGAAGAACTGCATGAACAGTATATTATCCCGAGTGTTTTCAACAAAAAGGTCGTCAAAGCAGTACGTGATGCAGTCGTCAAAGCGGCGAATCGCACAGGCGTGGCACGCAAAGAAATACGAAATATTTTCTAA
- a CDS encoding sigma factor G inhibitor Gin, whose translation MQKPLQQNLNEDVCIVCNVRRSAGIHIWGQFICDVCERNIVKTEVSDEKYYYYIQKLKKIWLEATS comes from the coding sequence ATGCAAAAACCACTTCAACAGAATTTGAATGAGGACGTATGCATTGTTTGTAATGTTCGTCGTTCAGCAGGAATTCATATTTGGGGGCAGTTTATTTGTGATGTTTGTGAAAGAAATATTGTTAAAACAGAAGTTTCAGATGAAAAATACTATTATTATATACAGAAGTTAAAAAAGATTTGGTTAGAGGCAACTTCCTAG
- a CDS encoding YaaL family protein yields MTGRWKEHLLDKCKISYGSNQIAASLESEFDRKELQKIDEREQLLQNLKQAKKEWVQAQNLFDHAIEPELIDYGIVMLESAEKKYNYFIKLARKLGIQVEI; encoded by the coding sequence ATGACAGGTCGTTGGAAGGAACATTTACTTGACAAGTGCAAAATTTCTTATGGTTCAAATCAAATAGCAGCTTCCTTAGAGTCTGAATTTGATCGTAAAGAGCTGCAAAAAATCGATGAACGTGAACAACTTTTGCAAAACTTAAAGCAGGCAAAGAAGGAATGGGTTCAAGCGCAGAACTTGTTTGATCATGCGATTGAACCGGAGTTAATCGATTATGGTATTGTAATGTTAGAGTCAGCCGAAAAAAAATACAACTATTTTATTAAGCTGGCGAGAAAATTAGGAATTCAAGTCGAAATATAA
- a CDS encoding YbaB/EbfC family nucleoid-associated protein, which translates to MKNMNQLMKQAKKMQEEMVKAQEALSEKMVEGSAGGGAVTVVANGHKNLQSVTIKPEAVDPDDVEMLQDLVLAAVNDALKKVDDLVAGEMGKYTRGLNIPGLF; encoded by the coding sequence ATGAAAAATATGAATCAACTAATGAAGCAAGCAAAAAAAATGCAAGAAGAGATGGTAAAAGCACAAGAAGCGTTAAGTGAAAAAATGGTGGAAGGTTCTGCGGGTGGCGGGGCAGTGACAGTTGTTGCGAATGGACATAAAAATTTGCAATCCGTAACGATTAAACCTGAGGCTGTCGACCCTGACGATGTGGAGATGTTGCAAGACCTCGTATTGGCTGCAGTGAATGATGCTTTGAAAAAAGTGGATGACCTCGTAGCTGGAGAAATGGGGAAATATACTCGTGGCTTGAATATCCCGGGCTTATTTTAA
- a CDS encoding pro-sigmaK processing inhibitor BofA family protein, whose translation MNLWQIILSVVGVAMVLFFVSQLFQNPMKVIGFFVRSALIGCAGIYIINLLGQNFHLHIGFNWITAAVAGVLGIPGLIALVVIKMWFLASI comes from the coding sequence ATGAATCTTTGGCAAATTATCCTAAGTGTAGTTGGAGTTGCAATGGTTTTATTTTTCGTTTCTCAACTTTTTCAAAATCCAATGAAAGTCATTGGCTTTTTTGTTCGAAGCGCCTTGATCGGTTGTGCGGGAATTTATATCATTAATCTGTTAGGGCAGAATTTCCACTTGCACATAGGATTCAATTGGATAACTGCTGCTGTGGCTGGGGTACTTGGCATTCCGGGGTTGATTGCATTAGTTGTTATTAAAATGTGGTTTCTAGCTAGCATATAG